One Glycine max cultivar Williams 82 chromosome 3, Glycine_max_v4.0, whole genome shotgun sequence DNA window includes the following coding sequences:
- the LOC100810202 gene encoding protein SCAI: MSSQQMQMQIQIQNSGGGSGNNNSSNIPVSEVFWTLVDKADKKFSKIRDLPFYQRSRHDTYFYKVFKVYTQLWKFQQENRQKLIEAGLKRWEIGEIASRIGQLYFGQYMRTSDANYLSESYIFYEAILTREYFKEGLFQDVNIANKQLRFLARFIMVCLVLNRREMVQQLVNQLKVLVDECKRTFQESDFKEWKLVVQEILRFLKAETAFMNIRPLRYSLVLDSHPDTLPHVAAAITKRHLKLRDAVLSSFHPNEVKYSELTIDTFRMLQCLEWEPSGLFYQSSGSKLSQNGATGTSRISYIQDIADPTLPANPRKAVLYRPSLTHFIAVLATICEELPSDGILLVYLSASGYCGSAQNESGCIHFGPRGDRGSNCIYPSDFVPFTRRPLLLVIDNDNSKAFKVIAEAEKGESVAMLLSPSCSPALSDCSHNSNGSLFTMFLTAPLQAFCMLLGLSGTDIDLDTFNKAEMLLSSSLNNWGLALATSDTLNPVWGQILGDPFIRRLLLRFIFCQAVLTLYAPVYNDNKFLPTCVPSLPTPVLPPSYSYQSVILNLASMFGATKRFIFSEDVLPESIQTNMNQLTL; the protein is encoded by the exons ATGAGTTCGCAGCAAATGCAAATGCAAATTCAAATCCAAAACAGTGGTGGTGGCAgtggcaacaacaacagcagcaacatCCCAGTGAGCGAGGTTTTCTGGACTCTCGTCGACAAAGCCGACAAAAAATTCTCCAAAATCAGAGACCTTCCCTTTTACCAACGCAGCAG GCATGATACTTACTTTTATAAGGTGTTCAAGGTCTACACACAATTATGGAAGTTTCAGCAGGAGAATCGGCAGAAGCTGATTGAAGCTGGGCTTAAGAGATGGGAGATTGGTGAGATTGCATCTCGCATTGGGCAACTGTATTTTGGGCAGTACATGCGCACAAGTGATGCAAATTATCTCTCAGAGTCATATATATTCTATGAGGCCATATTGACTCGGGAGTATTTTAAGGAGGGGTTGTTTCAAGATGTGAATATTGCAAACAAACAATTGAGGTTCCTAGCTAGATTCATAATGGTGTGTTTGGTGTTGAACCGAAGGGAAATGGTGCAGCAATTGGTTAATCAGCTTAAAGTATTAGTTGATGAATGCAAGAGAACATTCCAG GAAAGTGACTTTAAAGAATGGAAGCTGGTGGTTCAGGAAATTCTCAGATTTTTAAAAGCTGAAACTGCTTTTATGAATATCAGGCCCTTGAGATACAGTCTAGTTTTGGACTCTCATCCTGATACTTTACCCCATGTGGCTGCAGCCATCACGAAGCGACATTTGAAACTACGAGATGCTGTATTAAGTAGCTTCCATCCAAATGAG GTAAAGTATTCAGAGCTCACCATTGACACTTTTAGGATGCTTCAATGTCTGGAGTGGGAACCTAGTGGTTTGTTTTACCAGTCAAGTGGTTCAAAACTTAGTCAAAATGGGGCTACTGGAACTAGTCGTATCAGTTATATCCAAGATATTGCTGATCCTACCTTACCAGCAAACCCACGAAAAGCTGTGTTATACCGTCCTTCGCTGACCCATTTTATAGCT GTTCTTGCCACAATATGTGAGGAGCTTCCTTCTGATGGTATTCTCCTTGTGTATTTGTCAGCTTCAG GATATTGTGGTTCTGCACAGAATGAATCTGGCTGCATACACTTTGGTCCACGTGGAGATAGAG GATCAAACTGCATATATCCATCTGACTTTGTACCGTTTACTAGAAGACCACTTCTTTTAGTCATTGATAACGACAACAGCAAAGCTTTTAAG GTCATAGCAGAAGCAGAAAAGGGAGAGTCAGTTGCTATGCTCCTTTCTCCAAGCTGTTCGCCTGCTTTGTCTGATTGCTCACATAATTCAAATGGGAGCCTATTCACCATGTTTCTTACAGCTCCACTGCAAGCTTTCTGTATGCTGTTAGGACTTTCAGGCACTGATATTGATTTG gaCACATTCAACAAAGCTGAAATGCTGCTCTCATCTTCATTAAATAACTGGGGACTAGCATTGGCAACATCAGACACACTTAATCCTGTTTGGGGACAGATTTTAGGTGATCCCTTCATAAGGAGGCTTCTTTTGAG ATTCATATTTTGCCAGGCAGTGTTGACCCTATATGCACCAGTTTACAATGACAACAAATTCCTTCCAACATGTGTCCCTTCTCTTCCGACACCTGTCCTGCCCCCAAGTTACTCATATCAGAGTGTAATTCTGAATCTAGCCAGCATGTTTGGTGCAACTAAGAGATTCATCTTCTCAGAGGATGTTCTTCCTGAAAGTATACAAACCAACATGAATCAATTAACTCTTTGA